Proteins from one Paraburkholderia phymatum STM815 genomic window:
- a CDS encoding helix-turn-helix domain-containing protein: MHTPALARRRIEIAQAGQAWPSAGKWPAGSPAGRESPHADHRKRMPDQLMLPFYLWTRELVAQLIEREYGIKVSAWTVGRYLKAWGMSPRNRHGKPMREAMRASRAG, translated from the coding sequence ATGCACACCCCCGCGCTCGCGAGACGGCGAATTGAGATCGCTCAGGCCGGGCAAGCTTGGCCGTCTGCCGGGAAGTGGCCGGCTGGATCACCGGCAGGCCGTGAGAGTCCGCACGCTGATCATCGAAAACGAATGCCGGATCAGCTGATGTTGCCGTTCTACCTATGGACCCGCGAATTGGTGGCGCAGCTCATCGAGCGCGAGTATGGCATCAAGGTGTCTGCGTGGACGGTCGGTCGGTACCTGAAGGCGTGGGGTATGAGTCCTAGAAACCGGCACGGCAAGCCTATGAGAGAAGCGATGCGAGCATCGCGCGCTGGCTGA
- a CDS encoding GntR family transcriptional regulator: MALIAKTKLLSAGAVDKASAVRYQMSEIHPTLRDRICNLYYPPGAVLGETALADEFQVSRTPIRKSLQRLEYEGLVEIRNGVGTIVRGGDLRECRDTYAFWLKLSEMLGDFCSPAHAPKALERMQGLALRARTLQRKPPNFEAFWEILHELHSVINGLITNGEVRQTHDRCYLQVSRFRLNIVELLWDDEVKNLNGELEECCLALRAGDMRALGLVQRNYISFDLAHIARLIS, encoded by the coding sequence ATGGCACTCATTGCAAAAACAAAGCTGTTAAGTGCTGGCGCCGTGGACAAGGCATCAGCAGTCCGTTATCAGATGTCGGAAATCCACCCGACGTTGCGTGATCGGATTTGCAATCTGTATTATCCCCCTGGCGCCGTACTAGGAGAGACTGCACTTGCGGACGAATTCCAGGTCAGTCGCACTCCGATCCGGAAAAGTCTTCAGAGGCTCGAGTACGAAGGCCTCGTGGAAATAAGGAATGGCGTTGGTACAATAGTCAGGGGCGGTGATCTCCGAGAATGCCGTGACACCTACGCATTCTGGCTAAAATTGAGCGAAATGCTTGGTGACTTCTGTTCTCCAGCACACGCTCCCAAAGCGCTTGAGCGAATGCAAGGACTGGCCCTCAGAGCGAGGACGCTGCAACGCAAGCCGCCGAATTTCGAAGCATTCTGGGAGATCCTCCATGAGTTGCATTCCGTAATCAACGGTCTGATAACGAACGGAGAGGTTCGCCAAACGCATGACCGCTGTTACTTGCAAGTATCGCGCTTTCGGCTCAATATTGTGGAACTTTTATGGGACGACGAGGTTAAAAACCTCAACGGAGAGCTAGAGGAATGTTGCTTGGCGCTGCGCGCTGGGGACATGCGCGCTCTTGGACTAGTACAACGGAACTACATTTCGTTCGATCTCGCACATATCGCTCGTTTGATCTCATAG
- a CDS encoding LysR family transcriptional regulator: MKRTRSPIDLRALEAFVAVCETGSMTAAAKRLQVSQSAVSQSVAALEREQGTDLFDRDSRPPRPNLAGRALLELAGPLLQHAHTVSGRIRDASLAGALPVRLGCVDSFAATVGPEIIRAMSSSTRQIEMWSGLTPALSGQVHNGEVDVVVCTHTVINDHRIIELPLLSEAFLAVASRRWLDGRAPKDSHWRQLAAELPLIRYTARSVIGQQIERLARHLGINSPRRYEFDATDPMLSLVSANLGFAISTPLCLWQARHYLNEIAVFPLPTGRLSRRDFLILHRQGEWIEFVEHISSLTGRVLDQLICPALTRSLPQLPADALLPKLTN, encoded by the coding sequence GTGTGAGACCGGCTCGATGACGGCAGCCGCGAAGCGCCTTCAGGTCAGCCAAAGCGCGGTAAGTCAATCCGTCGCCGCTTTAGAGCGAGAGCAAGGTACGGATCTGTTCGACCGGGATAGCCGTCCGCCGCGTCCTAATCTGGCTGGACGCGCCCTGCTCGAACTTGCCGGTCCGCTGCTCCAGCATGCGCACACGGTCAGCGGCCGGATCAGGGATGCGTCGCTAGCCGGTGCTCTGCCTGTGCGCCTCGGATGCGTCGATTCGTTCGCCGCGACCGTCGGGCCGGAAATCATCCGCGCGATGTCCAGCTCAACTCGCCAGATCGAGATGTGGTCCGGGCTCACGCCTGCACTTTCCGGGCAGGTACACAATGGGGAAGTCGACGTTGTGGTGTGCACGCATACGGTAATCAACGACCACCGCATTATCGAGCTCCCTCTTCTCTCGGAGGCGTTTCTGGCTGTGGCATCTCGCCGCTGGCTTGATGGGCGCGCTCCAAAAGATTCACATTGGCGGCAATTAGCTGCTGAACTGCCGTTGATACGGTATACGGCGCGATCGGTGATTGGGCAGCAGATCGAACGCCTGGCACGACATCTGGGGATCAACAGTCCGCGTCGATACGAATTCGACGCCACCGATCCGATGCTTAGTCTGGTCAGCGCAAATCTTGGTTTTGCGATCTCAACGCCGCTTTGTCTATGGCAGGCAAGACATTATCTCAACGAGATCGCTGTTTTTCCGCTCCCGACAGGACGGCTCAGTAGACGCGATTTTTTGATCCTGCACAGACAGGGGGAGTGGATTGAGTTCGTGGAGCATATCTCTTCGCTTACCGGTCGGGTGTTGGATCAGCTTATCTGCCCCGCGCTCACCCGCAGTTTGCCCCAGCTACCGGCAGACGCATTGCTCCCGAAACTGACGAACTAG
- a CDS encoding class I SAM-dependent methyltransferase, giving the protein MIYLNPDRYFGIEPEEWCLRQGIEAEVGSALISLKRPQFSFNADLNASQFNCQFDYIIAAGIFMHASKTQLKTCLTSVSRSLRTNGIFVAAFLAGDSDSISTDWSYPEIQYYKASTLHSLAEQCGLDLVLIDAPHPLGHQWIVLTHAKDQRHITVIITSDSMPSRGKNTFPSNY; this is encoded by the coding sequence TTGATATATCTCAATCCCGACCGCTATTTCGGCATCGAGCCGGAAGAATGGTGTCTTCGGCAAGGCATCGAGGCGGAAGTTGGTTCCGCACTCATCAGTCTAAAGCGGCCTCAGTTTTCATTTAACGCAGATTTAAACGCCTCCCAGTTCAATTGTCAGTTTGACTACATAATTGCCGCTGGGATATTTATGCATGCGAGCAAGACGCAACTTAAAACGTGCCTCACATCAGTATCGCGGAGTCTGCGAACCAATGGTATATTTGTGGCGGCTTTTCTGGCGGGAGATTCAGACAGCATCAGCACAGACTGGTCGTATCCAGAGATTCAGTATTACAAGGCTTCAACTCTTCATTCGCTCGCCGAGCAATGCGGGTTAGACCTCGTTCTCATCGATGCTCCGCACCCGCTGGGGCATCAATGGATTGTTCTTACACACGCAAAGGACCAGCGACACATTACAGTAATTATCACCTCGGACTCGATGCCTTCTCGTGGGAAGAATACCTTTCCTTCCAATTATTGA